In the Methanosphaera stadtmanae DSM 3091 genome, TGCTATCGTTATAATAGTATTTCTTGTAATACCTTTTAATACAGATGAACCAATATCTGGTGTGTATAATTCTCCATCTTCTACAAAGAATATATTTTCACCAGTACCTTCTCCAACAGTACCTTCATAGTTAAGCATAATACTTTCTTTGTATCCATTAGTTGTTGCTTCTATTTTAGCTAATTGTGAATTCATATAATTTGATCCAGCTTTAGCTAAGTTTGGCATAGTGTCTGGTGCCATTTTTCTCCAGGATGATGTGCATACATCAATTCCTTGTTCTAGAGCATCTTCTCCAAGGTATTGTCCCCATGCCCATACAGCAATAACAGTTTCTATAGGACAATTCATTGGATAAACACCAAGTTCTTTGTATCCTCTGAATACTACTGGTCTTATATAACAAGATCTTATGTTGTTTATATTTATTGTATCTTTTACAGCTTCACATAATTCATTGCGTGTGTATGGAATGTCCATTCTGTATACTTTAGCAGAATCTTCCAATCTTTTCATGTGATCTTTTAATCTAAATACTGCTGGTCCATTTTCTGTGTCATAGCATCTAATACCTTCAAATACGCTACTACCGTAGTGAACTACGTGTGATAAAACATGTATTTGAGCATCTTTCCAATCTACTAATTCACCATTAAACCATATTTTTCCTGTTTCATCAAATGCCATTTTATTATTTCCTTCATAGTTTTTTGTATATTATAATATATATTACTTAGATAATATCTATTTTTTTAATAATTTAATATTCTACTTGTTCTTGTGATACTTCTTGACTTTGTGAGTTGACACCACGTGTACTTACTTCAGTAGGATTTTGTTCTGGAGTTTCTACATTACTTGTTGTTGATTGACTATTATCAGCACCACCAACATCACTACTATTATCAGTTGTTGTGTTATTTATTGACGTGTTTTGGGAAGTTGTATTATTAGTTGTATTATTTTGGGTTGTGTTTTGTGTGTTATTTGGATTAGAATCTGGTTTTATTATATTTATAATACTATTTATAAAGTAATTCCAAATATTTATCACTGGATTTTTTGAGGAATAGGTTGAATCTTCTGCTTTATCTACTTGTTTACAGGAACAATCATTTGGACAGTTACATGTTTCATTACAGTAGTAGCAATTATTGTTATTTCTTATTTTAGTTTCATTTTCAGTTATTATTTTATAATTTGGGTCTTTACATAAACATGAATTACTACATTGACAATCACTGTAGTTACATGCATAGCAGTGGTTATTATTATAAGTAGAATCAGAAGCACTAATTGAACTTATAGAAATAAGAGCTACTAATGAGATAAGGCCTATTAAAATCATCTTTTTATTCATTATTTTCTCGCTCAATTTTTATTTGTTATTTAATAATTTTTTTTTCATGATTTAAAGGATTATCTATATTTTTTTCTATTATTTTTATATTTTTCATATTTTTTTAAATCATAACCGTGGCTTTCCAGTTGCTGGGTCTTGAAAAAGTTTTGATCAAAAAAAATTTGAAAATTTATTTGAAGACGTAAAAATTTATTTCTTATCTTAATTTTTATTAAAATAAGAAAATAACGTTACACTTGAAATACACGACTCATCAAAATTCAACAAAAACTTTAATATAAAAAATAA is a window encoding:
- a CDS encoding branched-chain amino acid transaminase, with translation MAFDETGKIWFNGELVDWKDAQIHVLSHVVHYGSSVFEGIRCYDTENGPAVFRLKDHMKRLEDSAKVYRMDIPYTRNELCEAVKDTININNIRSCYIRPVVFRGYKELGVYPMNCPIETVIAVWAWGQYLGEDALEQGIDVCTSSWRKMAPDTMPNLAKAGSNYMNSQLAKIEATTNGYKESIMLNYEGTVGEGTGENIFFVEDGELYTPDIGSSVLKGITRNTIITIAEDLGYKVREETIPRERLYTADEVFFSGTAAELSPIRSIDKIQIGKGKRGPVTKEIQDSLFDIVNNKVEDKYGWLDFI